In the Gossypium arboreum isolate Shixiya-1 chromosome 10, ASM2569848v2, whole genome shotgun sequence genome, one interval contains:
- the LOC108488067 gene encoding berberine bridge enzyme-like 9, producing MVSQSIYIASNPAFQTILQARIKNRRFLNPETLKPVAIVVPTHIDHVQGTVICAKDNGLQIRIRSGGHDYEGLSYRSNVTFIILDMSNFRSIDIDIKTETAWVQSGATLGELYYHIANKTNTHGFPSGVCPTVGIGGHFSGGGYGNLMRKYGLSVDNILDIIAVDALGNVHDRASMGEDLFWAIRGGGAASFAVVVSYKIKLVRVPNKVTVFTKGFTLEQGATDLVHKWQQIAPNINEELFIRVKLQPSFINGNQTVTATFIGFFLGRREKLLPIISKTFPELNLTQQDCHEMRWVETTLFWAGFPIGTPIETLLNRTIWTPLFFKNKSDYVKNVIPKESLNKIWKMTMAMMDRNDINKTRFDLECSPYGGKMNVIPESNTPFPHRKGNLFLIQYSFSWIDEGNNVSFNNIEKLRKLYDGMAPYVSKDPRECFLNYRDLDIGSSRSNETSFDDAKIYGRKYFKDNYTRLTKVKASVDPNDFFKYEQSIPPIN from the coding sequence ATGGTCTCTCAATCAATTTACATAGCTTCGAACCCTGCTTTCCAAACTATCCTACAAGCACGTATCAAAAACCGACGGTTTTTGAACCCCGAAACCCTGAAACCGGTTGCCATCGTAGTGCCGACACATATCGACCATGTCCAAGGGACTGTTATATGTGCAAAGGACAATGGTTTGCAGATCAGGATCCGAAGCGGCGGCCATGATTATGAAGGACTTTCGTATAGATCAAATGTTACCTTCATCATCCTCGACATGTCCAATTTTCGATCCATTGACATCGATATTAAAACTGAAACCGCTTGGGTTCAATCTGGTGCAACGTTGGGAGAGCTTTACTACCACATTGCTAACAAAACAAACACGCACGGTTTCCCTTCGGGAGTTTGTCCTACTGTCGGGATCGGTGGTCATTTTAGCGGAGGAGGGTACGGGAACTTGATGAGAAAATATGGGCTCTCGGTGGATAACATTCTCGACATTATCGCCGTCGACGCCCTCGGCAACGTCCATGATAGAGCCTCAATGGGTGAAGATCTATTTTGGGCTATTAGAGGAGGTGGCGCTGCTAGCTTTGCCGTCGTTGTTTCATATAAGATCAAGCTTGTTCGTGTCCCAAATAAAGTGACCGTATTCACAAAAGGGTTCACTTTAGAACAAGGGGCTACTGATTTGGTTCATAAATGGCAACAAATAGCACCGAATATCAACGAAGAGTTATTCATAAGAGTGAAATTACAGCCATCGTTTATCAACGGAAACCAGACGGTAACGGCTACTTTCATCGGTTTCTTCCTCGGGCGACGTGAAAAGCTTCTTCCTATTATAAGCAAAACGTTCCCGGAGTTGAATTTAACCCAACAAGACTGCCATGAAATGAGATGGGTCGAAACAACACTATTTTGGGCTGGTTTCCCTATAGGAACACCGATTGAAACATTACTCAATAGAACAATATGGACAcctttatttttcaaaaacaaaTCAGATTACGTCAAAAATGTCATACCCAAAGAGAGTTTAAACAAGATATGGAAGATGACAATGGCGATGATGGACAGAAACGACATAAATAAAACAAGGTTCGATTTGGAATGTAGTCCTTACGGTGGAAAAATGAACGTAATCCCAGAATCCAACACTCCATTTCCTCATAGAAAAGGTAACTTGTTTTTGATTCAATATTCGTTTTCATGGATTGATGAAGGGAACAATGTGAGCTTCAACAACATTGAGAAATTAAGGAAATTATATGATGGGATGGCTCCTTATGTGTCCAAAGATCCAAGGGAATGCTTTCTTAATTACAGGGATCTTGATATTGGAAGCAGCCGAAGCAATGAGACTAGTTTTGATGATGCTAAAATCTATGGGAGGaaatattttaaagataattATACGAGGTTGACGAAGGTGAAGGCTAGTGTTGATCCTAATGATTTCTTTAAGTATGAACAAAGTATTCCTCCTATTAACTAA